Genomic DNA from candidate division WOR-3 bacterium:
AGAAAAGGTGCGGAAAACTTTGTATTATCAAAACTCCTTGCAATTATTTTGAGAATAGGGAAGGCGGGAATGAGTGCTGAAGACCTCGCGAAGATTTTACTTAATAGGTATGGTTCCTTAAGAGCATTAGATTCTGTGTCTTTTTCTGAATTATCTAAGATTGAAGGGATTGGTCTTACAAAAGCAGTTCAAATTAAAGCAGCCTTTGAGCTTTGAAAAAAACTTTTTAAGGAATTAACTCAGACAAAGAAAAAATTAAAAAAACCCGATGATGTTATAAGTTATGTTGCTGAGTATTATGGACCATATCTAAGAGATAAAGATAAAGAGTTTTTTTATGTTATACTTCTTGATAATAAAAATGAACCTATAGATAACATTGAAATCAACAAAGATAGTATGACTGCTACAGTTTTTGTTCCAAAAGAAATTGTTAAAGAAGCATTATTAAAATCTGCTTCCTCAATTATTCTAGTTCATAATCATCCTTTAGGAAAAACTACACCATCACAGGTTGATATTGAGATGACAGAACGTATAATTCAAGCGTGTAATTATGTAGGGATAAAAGTTTTGGATCATATTATTATCGGTAAAAATTTTGATCATTTTTACAGTTTTGCAAAGGAGGGTAAGATAAAATGAATTCTTATACTGGATGCGGAATTGATGAACTTTCTTATATTTTATCTTAAAAAAATTTTGATTGCAAAATTATTAATAAAATTGATAAAATATATTAATTTGTGGAAGAATAAAAAAAATAAATATGAAGGAAAAAGATTTAAATTTTGAAGATAA
This window encodes:
- a CDS encoding UPF0758 domain-containing protein, whose protein sequence is MIYSGRKLKRKLSELRVSRPIKKWIEEERSREMLVRKGAENFVLSKLLAIILRIGKAGMSAEDLAKILLNRYGSLRALDSVSFSELSKIEGIGLTKAVQIKAAFEL
- a CDS encoding JAB domain-containing protein — translated: MLLDNKNEPIDNIEINKDSMTATVFVPKEIVKEALLKSASSIILVHNHPLGKTTPSQVDIEMTERIIQACNYVGIKVLDHIIIGKNFDHFYSFAKEGKIK